A genomic region of Labrys wisconsinensis contains the following coding sequences:
- a CDS encoding MDR family MFS transporter, with protein sequence MSEATLDSSVRPALAGRPNYRTIALIIASAMFMEQLDATVLATALPTMARSFGVSAPHMSIALTAYLLSLAVLIPASGKVADRFGSRSVFAVAIGIFTLGSILCAQAQSLPFLVFARLLQGAGGAMMMPVGRLVLLRSVDKRDLVSAMGWLLVPALIGPIVGPPVGGFIVTWLDWRWIFYINIPIGILGIVLVLMFIENVRGETREPFDVIGFVLSGVSLACLLFGFEMSSRGGEAGPFSLGLMVVGLVVGVAYVLHARRHVAPILDLSLMRIPTFRISVIAGSLSRITQGAQPFLLPLMLQIGFGLSAAESGLLTFATACGSMLMKGAAGRILKRYGFRTTLVWNSVASSLLYAACAAFRPDWPHAAIFAVLLVCGFSMSLQFTAYNTVAYDDIPASRTSAANSFYTTFQQLMLSFGICVGALALHASSVSSGHAHATVGDFSVAFLVVTAISLLASPVSALLPRDAGAVMSGHRAGGREEAAAT encoded by the coding sequence ATGTCGGAAGCCACCTTGGATTCGAGCGTACGGCCTGCCCTCGCCGGCAGGCCGAACTACCGCACGATCGCGCTCATCATCGCCAGCGCCATGTTCATGGAGCAGCTCGACGCCACCGTGCTGGCGACGGCCCTGCCGACCATGGCGCGCTCCTTCGGGGTCTCGGCGCCCCATATGAGCATCGCGCTCACCGCCTATCTCCTCAGCCTCGCCGTGCTGATCCCGGCCAGCGGCAAGGTAGCCGACCGCTTCGGCTCGCGCAGCGTCTTCGCCGTCGCCATCGGCATCTTCACACTCGGCTCGATCCTGTGCGCGCAGGCGCAGAGCCTGCCCTTCCTGGTCTTCGCCCGGCTGCTGCAGGGCGCGGGCGGCGCCATGATGATGCCCGTCGGCCGCCTTGTGCTGCTGCGCAGCGTCGACAAGCGCGACCTGGTCTCGGCCATGGGCTGGCTGCTGGTGCCGGCGCTGATCGGCCCGATCGTCGGACCGCCGGTCGGCGGCTTCATCGTCACCTGGCTCGACTGGCGCTGGATCTTCTACATCAACATCCCGATCGGCATCCTCGGCATCGTGCTGGTGCTGATGTTCATCGAGAACGTCCGCGGCGAGACGCGCGAGCCCTTCGACGTGATCGGCTTCGTCCTCTCCGGCGTGTCGCTCGCCTGCCTGCTGTTCGGCTTCGAGATGAGCAGCCGCGGCGGCGAGGCTGGGCCGTTTTCCCTGGGGCTGATGGTCGTCGGCCTCGTGGTCGGCGTCGCCTATGTCCTGCATGCCCGGCGCCATGTCGCGCCGATCCTCGACCTCAGCCTGATGCGCATTCCGACCTTCCGCATCTCCGTGATCGCCGGCTCGCTCTCGCGCATCACCCAGGGGGCGCAGCCCTTCCTGCTGCCGCTGATGCTGCAGATCGGCTTCGGCCTGTCGGCGGCCGAGAGCGGCCTCCTCACCTTCGCCACCGCCTGCGGCTCCATGCTGATGAAGGGCGCCGCCGGCCGCATCCTCAAGCGCTATGGCTTCCGCACCACGCTGGTGTGGAACAGCGTGGCGTCGAGCCTGCTCTATGCCGCCTGCGCCGCCTTCCGGCCGGACTGGCCGCATGCGGCGATCTTCGCCGTGCTGCTGGTCTGCGGCTTCTCCATGTCGCTGCAGTTCACGGCCTACAACACGGTGGCCTATGACGACATCCCGGCGAGCCGCACCAGCGCCGCCAACAGCTTCTACACCACGTTCCAGCAGCTGATGCTGTCCTTCGGCATCTGCGTCGGCGCGCTGGCGCTGCACGCCTCCAGCGTCTCGTCCGGGCATGCCCATGCCACGGTCGGCGACTTCTCCGTCGCCTTCCTGGTGGTGACCGCCATCTCGCTCCTGGCCTCGCCCGTCTCGGCGCTGCTGCCGCGCGACGCCGGCGCCGTCATGAGCGGCCACCGGGCCGGCGGGCGGGAGGAAGCGGCGGCGACCTGA
- the dapE gene encoding succinyl-diaminopimelate desuccinylase: MTEPAFDPRDPVALAQALIRCPSVTPAEGGALALLDTVLRGAGFESHLVTFTDPRSPDVVNLYARTGPQERPALLFAGHTDVVPPGDAGRWTQAPFSGAVLDGELWGRGAVDMKGGVAASVAAALRHLERHPGSAIAFLITGDEEGPAVNGTVKLLDWAKQRGERFGHCLLGEPTNPAALGDAVKIGRRGSLSGVITVHGVQGHVAYPHLARNPVGGMVRLIDALLAEPLDQGTAHFDASNLEVVSVDVGNPAFNVIPAEARATFNIRFNDIWNRERLEAWVRARLEAAAGSEVRHSLAFERTHSEAFLTPPGPFVDEVAAAIEAETGRRPALSTSGGTSDARFIKDHCPVVEFGLVGKTMHQVDERTSIADLEALTRIYERVLARMAA, from the coding sequence ATGACCGAGCCCGCCTTCGATCCCCGCGATCCCGTCGCCCTCGCGCAGGCGCTGATCCGCTGCCCCTCGGTGACGCCGGCGGAGGGCGGCGCCCTGGCGCTGCTCGACACGGTGCTGCGCGGCGCCGGCTTCGAGAGCCATCTCGTCACCTTCACCGATCCGCGCTCGCCCGACGTCGTCAACCTCTATGCCCGCACCGGGCCGCAGGAGCGGCCGGCCCTGCTCTTCGCCGGCCATACCGACGTGGTGCCGCCGGGCGATGCCGGGCGCTGGACGCAGGCGCCGTTCTCCGGCGCCGTCCTCGACGGCGAGCTGTGGGGCCGCGGCGCCGTCGACATGAAGGGCGGCGTCGCCGCCTCGGTCGCGGCGGCGCTGCGCCATCTGGAGCGGCATCCCGGCAGCGCCATCGCCTTCCTGATCACCGGCGACGAGGAGGGCCCGGCCGTCAACGGCACGGTGAAGCTCCTGGACTGGGCGAAGCAGCGGGGCGAGCGCTTCGGCCATTGCCTCCTGGGCGAGCCGACCAACCCGGCGGCCCTGGGCGACGCCGTGAAGATCGGGCGGCGCGGCTCGCTCTCGGGCGTGATCACCGTGCACGGCGTGCAGGGGCACGTCGCCTATCCCCACCTCGCCCGCAACCCGGTGGGCGGCATGGTGCGGCTGATCGATGCGCTGCTGGCCGAGCCGCTGGACCAGGGCACCGCGCATTTCGACGCCTCCAACCTCGAGGTGGTCAGCGTCGACGTCGGCAACCCTGCCTTCAACGTCATTCCGGCCGAGGCGCGGGCGACCTTCAACATCCGCTTCAACGACATCTGGAACCGGGAGAGGCTCGAGGCCTGGGTGCGGGCGCGGCTCGAGGCGGCCGCCGGCAGCGAGGTGCGCCACAGCCTCGCCTTCGAGCGGACCCATTCGGAGGCCTTCCTGACGCCGCCGGGCCCCTTCGTCGACGAGGTCGCCGCCGCGATCGAGGCCGAGACCGGGCGCCGGCCGGCGCTCTCCACCTCGGGCGGCACGTCCGATGCCCGCTTCATCAAGGATCATTGCCCGGTGGTGGAGTTCGGGCTGGTCGGCAAGACCATGCATCAGGTCGACGAGCGCACCAGCATCGCCGACCTCGAGGCGCTGACGCGGATCTACGAGCGGGTGCTGGCGCGCATGGCCGCCTGA
- a CDS encoding SAM-dependent methyltransferase has product MFVLDRFLKSLIRTGTLSITYADGTTGCYGAGEPHVALRIHDKATQWRLVFHPELAVGEAFMDGRITVESGGDVFDMLAVFMRNLGWSSEQGPLGAITAKLRWLLRRLQQYNPAGTSRQNVAHHYDLKDELFDLFLDQDRQYSCAYFPDLDTELDEAQAQKKRHIAAKLLLKPGVKVLDIGSGWGGLGLYISQVSRADVTGITLSQEQHRVSNQRAQGAGIADRVRFEMRDYRQESRRYDRVVSVGMFEHVGVNHYDAYFRKVAELLTDDGVALIHSIGRSDGPGATNPWIRKYIFPGGYSPALSEVLPAIERAGLVVTDVEILRLHYAETLKHWRQRFNQNRDRIRALYDERFCRMWDFYLAASEGAFRWGGHMVFQVQVAKAVETVPMTRDYIGEAERRLPLDLAPTRRQEAAE; this is encoded by the coding sequence ATGTTCGTGTTGGATCGTTTTCTCAAAAGCCTGATTCGGACAGGCACGCTCAGCATCACCTATGCCGACGGCACCACGGGGTGCTATGGCGCCGGCGAGCCGCATGTGGCCTTGCGCATCCATGACAAGGCAACGCAGTGGCGCCTGGTGTTCCACCCGGAGCTTGCGGTCGGCGAAGCGTTCATGGACGGCCGCATCACCGTCGAGAGCGGCGGCGACGTCTTCGACATGCTCGCCGTGTTCATGCGCAACCTCGGCTGGAGCAGTGAGCAGGGCCCGCTCGGGGCGATCACGGCGAAGCTGCGCTGGCTGCTGCGACGGCTGCAGCAGTACAACCCGGCGGGCACCTCCCGCCAGAACGTGGCGCATCACTACGACCTGAAGGACGAGCTGTTCGACCTGTTCCTCGATCAGGACCGGCAATATTCCTGCGCCTATTTCCCCGATCTCGACACCGAGCTCGACGAGGCCCAGGCACAGAAGAAGCGGCACATCGCCGCCAAGCTCCTGCTCAAGCCGGGCGTCAAGGTGCTCGACATCGGCTCGGGCTGGGGCGGGCTCGGCCTCTACATCTCCCAGGTCTCGCGGGCCGACGTCACCGGCATCACCCTGTCGCAGGAGCAGCACCGCGTCTCCAACCAGCGGGCGCAGGGGGCCGGCATCGCCGACCGGGTGCGCTTCGAGATGCGCGACTACCGCCAGGAGAGCCGGCGCTACGACCGCGTCGTCTCGGTCGGCATGTTCGAGCATGTCGGCGTCAACCATTACGACGCCTATTTCCGCAAGGTGGCGGAGCTGCTCACCGACGACGGCGTGGCGCTGATCCACTCGATCGGCCGGTCGGACGGGCCGGGCGCGACCAATCCCTGGATCCGCAAGTACATCTTCCCCGGCGGCTATTCGCCGGCGCTGTCGGAGGTGCTGCCGGCGATCGAGCGTGCCGGCCTCGTCGTCACCGACGTCGAGATCCTGCGCCTGCACTATGCCGAGACGCTCAAGCACTGGCGCCAGCGCTTCAACCAGAACCGCGACCGCATCCGCGCCCTCTACGACGAGCGCTTCTGCCGGATGTGGGACTTCTACCTCGCGGCCTCGGAGGGCGCCTTCCGCTGGGGCGGCCACATGGTGTTCCAGGTGCAGGTGGCCAAGGCCGTCGAAACCGTGCCGATGACGCGCGACTATATCGGCGAAGCCGAGCGCCGGCTGCCGCTCGACCTCGCCCCGACTCGCCGCCAGGAAGCGGCGGAGTAG
- the araD1 gene encoding AraD1 family protein: protein MSSPFRLAQLRGPDGRRAVAATLDGACRLVAGADSVRSLALAAIEAGRSLRRQVEALGLGQAVDLKAALAEGRVLSPLDHPDPAHVMVAGTGLTHLGSAEGRDKMHKDLADPTKLTDSMKMFRMGLDGGRPAPGREGVQPEWFYKGDGSTVMAPGAPLPSPSFALDAGEEPEIAGLYVNGPDGTPHRVGFALGNEFSDHVTERQNYLYLAHSKLRASAIGPEILVGDLPADLRGTSRILRGGQVVWEKPFLTGEENMSHTVANLEGHHFKYALFRRPGDVNVHYFGTATLSVSDGFRTQKGDVFEISAEPFGLPLANPIGEIAAPWPLVKPL from the coding sequence GTGTCGTCTCCCTTCCGTCTCGCCCAGCTTCGCGGCCCCGATGGCCGGCGCGCCGTCGCCGCGACCCTCGACGGCGCCTGCCGTCTCGTCGCCGGCGCCGACAGCGTCCGGAGCCTGGCGCTGGCGGCGATCGAGGCCGGCCGCAGCCTGCGCCGGCAGGTCGAGGCGCTCGGGCTGGGCCAGGCCGTCGACCTGAAGGCGGCGCTCGCCGAGGGCCGGGTGCTGTCGCCGCTCGACCACCCCGACCCCGCGCATGTGATGGTCGCCGGCACCGGGCTCACCCATCTCGGCAGCGCCGAGGGGCGGGACAAGATGCACAAGGACCTCGCCGACCCGACCAAGCTGACCGATTCGATGAAGATGTTCCGCATGGGCCTGGACGGCGGCCGGCCGGCGCCGGGCCGCGAGGGCGTGCAGCCCGAATGGTTCTACAAGGGCGACGGCTCCACCGTGATGGCGCCCGGCGCGCCGCTGCCGTCCCCGTCCTTCGCGCTCGACGCGGGCGAGGAGCCGGAGATCGCCGGCCTCTACGTCAACGGCCCGGACGGCACGCCCCACCGGGTCGGCTTCGCCCTCGGCAACGAGTTCTCCGACCACGTCACCGAGCGCCAGAACTATCTCTATCTCGCCCATTCCAAGCTGCGCGCCTCCGCCATCGGGCCGGAGATCCTGGTCGGCGATCTGCCGGCAGACCTGCGCGGCACCTCGCGCATCCTGCGCGGCGGCCAGGTGGTGTGGGAGAAGCCCTTCCTCACCGGCGAGGAGAACATGTCCCACACCGTGGCCAATCTCGAGGGGCATCACTTCAAATATGCGCTGTTCCGCCGCCCCGGCGACGTCAACGTGCACTATTTCGGCACGGCGACGCTGAGCGTCTCCGACGGCTTCCGCACCCAGAAGGGCGACGTGTTCGAGATATCGGCTGAGCCTTTCGGCCTGCCGCTGGCCAACCCGATCGGCGAGATCGCGGCGCCCTGGCCGCTGGTCAAGCCGCTCTGA
- a CDS encoding GDSL-type esterase/lipase family protein, which produces MAPSSTPPAPETAPRRILVFGDSNSWGYIPRSDDLPSERFPKARQWPFVMEAALGPGHEIVVDALSGRTTDHPDPQLVKLTGAGLDGSAALPAVVGAHLPLDLVVIMLGTNDTKAAFARSAFRIALGAGRLVDIVQSSGQMFGGGWYAYPAPRVLLVAPPPLARTMTPNMAEEFAGGYERSIGLAAAYRAVAEAAGAAFFDAGSVIGTDGVDGVHFTAETQHRLGTALAEAVRAALG; this is translated from the coding sequence ATGGCCCCATCGTCCACACCGCCCGCCCCCGAAACCGCGCCGCGGCGCATTCTGGTCTTCGGTGATTCCAACAGCTGGGGCTACATCCCGCGCAGCGACGACCTGCCGTCCGAGCGCTTCCCCAAGGCCCGGCAATGGCCCTTCGTCATGGAGGCGGCGCTGGGGCCGGGCCACGAGATCGTCGTCGACGCCCTGTCCGGGCGCACCACCGACCATCCCGACCCGCAGCTGGTGAAGCTGACCGGCGCCGGGCTCGACGGCAGCGCCGCCCTGCCGGCGGTGGTCGGCGCGCACCTGCCGCTCGACCTCGTCGTCATCATGCTCGGCACCAACGACACCAAGGCGGCCTTCGCCCGCTCCGCCTTCCGCATCGCGCTCGGCGCCGGCAGGCTGGTCGATATCGTCCAGTCCTCGGGCCAGATGTTCGGCGGCGGCTGGTACGCCTATCCCGCGCCCCGGGTGCTCCTGGTGGCGCCGCCGCCGCTCGCCCGCACCATGACCCCGAACATGGCCGAGGAGTTCGCCGGCGGCTATGAGCGCTCGATCGGGCTCGCCGCCGCCTATCGCGCCGTCGCCGAGGCTGCCGGCGCCGCCTTCTTCGATGCCGGCAGCGTCATCGGGACGGACGGGGTCGACGGCGTGCATTTCACCGCCGAGACCCAGCACCGGCTCGGCACGGCCCTGGCGGAGGCGGTGCGAGCGGCGCTGGGATAG
- a CDS encoding RNA polymerase sigma factor, producing the protein MTDMAWIDAALTSARPQALGALLRYFHDLDAAEEAFQEACLRALRTWPEKGPPRDPAAWLIFVGRNVAIDAVRRRSRQEPLPPDDEISDLEDAEANIAERLDGAHYRDDILRLLFICCHPELPATQQIALALRIVSGLTVRQIARAFLVGESAMEQRITRAKARIARADVPFEAPGAVERTERLAAVAAMVYLIFNEGYSAGGAEAAQRGSLCEEAIRLARLLLRLFPAEPEIMGLAALLLLQHSRAATRFDAEGAVVLLEDQDRGLWNRTMIAEGLALIDKAMRHRRRGPYLVQAAIAALHARAERPQDTDWAQIELLYGALETLQPSPVITLNRAVAVAKVRGPEAALAMVEPLAPQLSGYFHFFGLKGGLLMQLGRAREARAAFDQAIALANTAAEAAHIRQHIDRLMREGAAGGGAPR; encoded by the coding sequence ATGACCGACATGGCCTGGATCGACGCGGCCCTGACCTCGGCCCGCCCCCAGGCGCTCGGCGCGCTCCTGCGCTATTTCCACGATCTCGACGCCGCCGAGGAGGCATTCCAGGAAGCGTGCCTCAGGGCGCTCCGGACCTGGCCGGAGAAAGGCCCGCCGCGTGACCCCGCCGCCTGGCTGATCTTCGTCGGGCGCAACGTCGCCATCGACGCGGTGCGCCGGCGCAGCCGGCAGGAGCCGCTGCCGCCGGACGACGAGATCTCCGACCTGGAGGATGCCGAGGCCAACATTGCCGAGCGCCTGGACGGCGCCCATTACCGCGACGACATCCTGCGCCTGCTGTTCATCTGCTGCCATCCCGAGCTGCCGGCGACGCAGCAGATCGCGCTCGCCCTGCGCATCGTCTCCGGCCTCACGGTCAGGCAGATCGCCCGCGCCTTCCTGGTCGGCGAGAGCGCCATGGAGCAGCGCATCACCCGGGCCAAGGCGCGCATCGCCAGGGCCGACGTGCCCTTCGAGGCGCCCGGCGCCGTGGAGCGGACCGAACGGCTCGCGGCGGTCGCCGCCATGGTCTACCTGATCTTCAACGAGGGCTATTCGGCCGGCGGAGCCGAGGCGGCGCAGCGCGGCTCGCTGTGCGAGGAGGCGATCCGCCTGGCCCGGCTGCTGCTGCGCCTGTTCCCGGCCGAGCCGGAGATCATGGGCCTCGCCGCCCTGCTCCTGCTGCAGCATTCGCGCGCGGCCACCCGGTTCGACGCCGAGGGGGCCGTCGTGCTGCTGGAGGACCAGGATCGTGGCCTGTGGAACCGCACCATGATCGCCGAAGGGCTGGCGCTGATCGACAAGGCGATGCGCCACCGCCGCCGCGGCCCCTATCTCGTGCAGGCGGCGATCGCGGCGCTGCATGCCCGGGCCGAGCGGCCGCAGGACACGGACTGGGCGCAGATCGAGCTGCTCTACGGCGCGCTGGAGACGCTGCAGCCCTCCCCCGTGATCACCCTCAACCGGGCCGTGGCCGTCGCCAAGGTGCGTGGCCCCGAAGCGGCGCTCGCCATGGTCGAGCCGCTGGCGCCGCAGCTCTCCGGCTATTTCCACTTCTTCGGCCTGAAGGGCGGGCTGCTCATGCAGCTCGGCCGCGCCCGCGAGGCCCGTGCCGCCTTCGACCAGGCGATCGCGCTGGCCAACACGGCGGCGGAGGCGGCCCATATCCGCCAGCACATCGACCGGCTGATGCGCGAGGGCGCAGCGGGCGGAGGGGCGCCTCGCTGA
- the dapD gene encoding 2,3,4,5-tetrahydropyridine-2,6-dicarboxylate N-succinyltransferase codes for MELDQLQTIIDAAWEDRASIGLDTKGDIRAAVMHTLGLLDAGKVRVAEKIEGANSLRDSWKTHQWLKKAVLLSFRLNDMSTIPGGPGNTAWWDKVPSKFTNWTTTEFREAGFRAVPHCVVRRSAYIAPGVVLMPSFVNLGAHVASGAMIDTWATVGSCAQIGRNVHLSGGAGIGGVLEPLQANPVIIEDDCFIGARAEVAEGVIVGQGSVLSMGVYIGASTTIIDRSTGEIHKGYVPPYSVVVSGTLPGRPLPDGRPGPNLYCAVIVKTVDAQTRSKTSINELLRD; via the coding sequence ATGGAACTCGATCAGCTCCAGACCATCATCGACGCGGCCTGGGAGGACAGGGCCTCGATCGGGCTCGACACCAAGGGCGATATCCGCGCCGCGGTGATGCACACGCTCGGCCTGCTCGACGCCGGCAAGGTGCGGGTGGCGGAGAAGATCGAGGGCGCCAACAGCCTGCGCGACTCCTGGAAGACGCATCAATGGCTGAAGAAGGCGGTGCTGCTGTCCTTCCGCCTCAACGACATGTCGACGATCCCCGGCGGCCCCGGCAACACCGCGTGGTGGGATAAGGTGCCGTCCAAGTTCACCAACTGGACCACCACCGAGTTCCGCGAGGCCGGCTTCCGCGCCGTGCCGCACTGCGTCGTGCGCCGCTCCGCCTATATCGCCCCGGGCGTGGTGCTGATGCCCTCCTTCGTCAATCTCGGCGCCCATGTCGCCTCGGGCGCGATGATCGACACCTGGGCCACGGTCGGCTCCTGCGCCCAGATCGGCCGCAACGTCCACCTGTCCGGCGGCGCCGGCATCGGCGGCGTGCTGGAGCCGCTGCAGGCCAACCCGGTGATCATCGAGGACGATTGCTTCATCGGCGCCCGCGCCGAGGTGGCCGAGGGCGTCATCGTCGGCCAGGGCTCGGTCCTGTCGATGGGCGTCTATATCGGCGCCTCGACCACGATCATCGACCGCTCCACCGGCGAGATCCACAAGGGCTATGTGCCGCCCTATTCGGTCGTGGTCTCCGGCACGCTGCCGGGCAGGCCTCTGCCGGACGGCCGCCCCGGCCCGAACCTCTATTGCGCCGTGATCGTCAAGACGGTCGACGCCCAGACCCGCTCCAAGACCAGCATCAACGAGCTCCTGCGGGACTGA
- a CDS encoding SRPBCC family protein — MVTAIVIVLIALAAVLAAWIVTRPPTFRVERAVTVAAPPERIHPLIDDFRAWSRWSPYEALDPAMRRTFVGPEAGVGAVYAWAGNGKAGAGRMEILESTLRRVAIRLDFVRPFKARNTAEFKLEPQADGATRLTWAMHGPNLTVGKAMSLFLDMDRMIGRDFEAGLARLKAVAEA; from the coding sequence ATGGTCACCGCCATCGTCATCGTCCTGATCGCTCTCGCCGCCGTGCTCGCCGCCTGGATCGTGACCCGGCCGCCGACCTTCCGGGTCGAGCGCGCGGTCACCGTCGCCGCGCCGCCCGAGCGCATCCACCCGCTGATCGACGATTTCCGCGCCTGGAGCCGCTGGTCGCCCTATGAGGCGCTCGATCCGGCGATGCGCCGCACCTTCGTCGGGCCCGAGGCCGGCGTCGGCGCGGTCTATGCCTGGGCCGGCAACGGCAAGGCGGGCGCCGGGCGCATGGAGATCCTCGAATCGACGCTGCGGCGCGTCGCCATCCGGCTCGATTTCGTCAGGCCGTTCAAGGCCCGCAACACCGCCGAATTCAAGCTGGAGCCGCAGGCGGACGGCGCCACGCGCCTCACCTGGGCCATGCACGGCCCCAACCTCACCGTCGGCAAGGCGATGAGCCTTTTCCTGGACATGGACCGGATGATCGGCCGCGACTTCGAAGCGGGCCTGGCCAGGCTGAAGGCCGTCGCCGAGGCGTAG
- a CDS encoding glutathione S-transferase family protein: MASETAGERAGPAADITLYFARYSRSFTPLWLLEELGVPYRLQRLSLKRGDQKTPRYRRVNPMGKVPALVDRDTVVTENPAICLYLADRYGYGVLAPEIADARRGPYLRWMVFSTAVFEPAIYLAEPPDPVAAAGRGWGDRATVIDTLEAVLRDGPWLLGEQFTAVDVMLGSLMSIALFNRRIPDPPAGFPAYDARLRARPAYQRAAAITWPLAPRGAGP, encoded by the coding sequence ATGGCGAGCGAGACCGCTGGCGAACGAGCAGGTCCCGCCGCCGACATCACGCTCTATTTCGCGCGCTACAGCCGGTCGTTCACGCCGCTCTGGCTGCTGGAGGAGCTGGGCGTGCCCTACCGGCTCCAGCGCCTCAGCCTCAAGCGCGGCGACCAGAAGACGCCGCGCTACCGGCGCGTCAACCCGATGGGCAAGGTGCCGGCCCTCGTCGACCGCGATACGGTGGTGACGGAGAACCCGGCGATCTGCCTCTATCTCGCCGACCGTTACGGCTACGGCGTCCTGGCGCCCGAGATCGCCGATGCGCGGCGCGGCCCCTATCTGCGCTGGATGGTGTTCTCGACGGCGGTGTTCGAGCCGGCGATCTATCTCGCCGAGCCGCCGGATCCGGTGGCGGCGGCCGGACGGGGATGGGGCGACCGCGCCACGGTCATCGACACGCTCGAGGCCGTTCTCCGCGACGGCCCCTGGCTCCTGGGCGAGCAGTTCACCGCGGTCGACGTCATGCTGGGCTCGCTCATGTCGATCGCCCTGTTCAACCGCCGCATTCCCGATCCGCCCGCCGGCTTCCCCGCCTATGACGCCAGGCTGCGGGCGCGGCCGGCCTACCAGCGGGCCGCGGCGATCACCTGGCCTCTGGCGCCGCGGGGGGCGGGGCCCTGA